The window AGCGATCAAATTAAATTCTGTCGCTAATTAACACTGAAATAAAAAATTGGTTGCTAATTTAGTTACATAATTAAATTTCATTACTAATTTTGTCATTGGTCGAGGATATATTTCTTTGTTTTTAGTGAAACTGGGTTTACAAATACACCTGCAAGGCCAAGGCCTACAACCCTGCTCATATGTCTGGATGATGGCATGCAGACATATGTGTGGGCAGAAGATGGCTGGAGTTTTTCTGCTAGCTGATGCCATAACTTCAAAATGGTGAAGGCGACTGTATCTGATCACTTGAGATTCTCATGTCTCTTGGCATTGGCAAAGAAGCATGAGGCTACAAAGCGCCAGGCCATTAGTCATTATACAAAATCTGAGGATTACTGATGCTCATGGACTAGAGCCATTATACTTCCCAATTGAGAAGGAAGTGAAGTTGATGGGGGATAAGAATCTCTCCGATCCCATGCTTGTCGATGGTACCTTAGCCCTTGTATTGGTTAAATTAACTACCAATAAACCTGCCTTCCCCTGATTGGCTCATTCCGTGATCAAATTGAAACCATGTTACTGAATATATTATTGGAAATTGTGGATGTTGATTCAACTCCCTAACTTCGATCAATCAATTTGTAGATAAATCAACTATTTGAACCGGTGGAACTAGATATGAATCTAATACCCTTTATATTCTCTACACTATTCTAGATATCAACGTTACCGATTTAATCTGGTCAGTCACTCATTTAATATCGGATATTGACATTTTTTAAGATGATATATATTTTATTCCgcttaaatatttataatttaataaaaattaaaaaatttatgcatttttctcaataaaattaATTCGGATCAATTTTTGCCCTTAAATTATTCTAACTGAATTGTCCTGCAGAATTAAATGGGTGATATACCTGAGGACTTCAATAGCACGCAAGTGATTTATTATTGGGATATCCGTCTCCAAAACATGGACGGCACTTGCACTGTTGATGTTTCACAAATTATCTTGGCAGATGCTTTGATGTGCTAATGTTTGTTCGATGTGAGTTGTCAACTGTTTATTAAAATAAATGTATTCATACACTGAAAATTATTTTAGTTGGATGATTTTATCCTCGGTGTGATAATTTATTaatatcaaaaaatattaatgaaaACTTATTCAAATAATTAATATTCTTATGCTTACTTTTtactggaaaaaaaaatcatacaatacactaaaattctaactttaaattttataattatttattaaagGACGTAACCATTACATGAGCAGGAATCCAATCCAATTTATCTTGATACGATAACCAGGAGCAGGTATTTCATCAACACACTGAACAGTTAGTCAATCCAATTTATTAAAGCTTTTTTTGAGTAATTTGCAATCATCTCTTCAAATGAAATTTCATCAACACACTGAACAGTTATTCAATCACTTCCATTGATAATATTCCAACACAGATCATCACATATAGGGAACAACCAGTGCACATATCATATCAAGACCTAACAAGGACGCTAGGACAGAACAAATCCACACACATTTACAGATTCATGTTACCAAGAAAACCAAAACCCTCGCTGGAAGACACTGTTCCAATAGACACACACAAACCTACCAGATGCTGCGACAAGAGAGGTTATAGACTGAAGAAAGCCGTAGGCAGGGACGGATGACACAAAGCACGAAGGCAAATTCTACATTTCATAGATCTCGCACATTTATCTGTGACGCCTCAGAATTGGAGCATTTCAGCATTGGCCATGATTGGCTGCGCCGGACAAGGAAGCTGCCATGGCTTCAGAATAGGGTGGGCGGGCATCtctggaatgtccatggccatcCCGCTGAATTCCTCCACAAAGCGGAGCACCGAGTTGACCGACTGCAGCCTCTGCGTCAACTCGTCGAGCTGCGCACGCAGGATGGCGTTCTCGGACTCCACCTTCGCGTACCGCTGCGTCACCGCGTGGATTTGGGAAGATAATTGGGCGCTTTGGGTCTTGATCTTCGCCTCTTCGCTCACCAGCTCGTCCAGGCGCTGCTGCTTCCTCATCCTTGACCTCCTCGCCGACTCCCTGTTGGACAGCATCCTCTTACGCTTCCTCTCGTCGATCGCAGGGTGAGTTTCCTCTTCGGAACTCGAAGCTCGTCGAGCAGGCAAGGAAGACATCGCGTTTTTGTTCTTAGTAGTAGAAAGGTATTACGATTTACGAATCTAAGTTACTTGAGATCGGAttagaaaagaaaaaaggaaacaaatgttaaaaaaaaaaatcggaaATCGAAATGGATCTACCAGATCACGAGATCACATACGACCAGTAAAGGAGGACGACGGAGAAGGAGTGGAGGAAACAGACGCTAAGAGCAGCGAAATGCATACAGGGCTAGAAGACGATGGTCTTCAACGCGATTAGAGACGCAAACATCAAGAAATCTGTTCGATTGTGAGCAAGCAGGGTAGATCAAGGATTAGAGATCTGAAGGTACGTTCACAGAGAAGGATCAAAATATCAGATTTTGGGAGTCGGATCTGGAAGAAAACGAAGCAAAGAGCAAAATCAAGCCGGAGAGGGATGATCTTGAAGCTGGATCTGGATCCAAAAAAAGGGATTCCAGCGAGAGAAAAGAAAACAACGGAAAGAAACagagaaaagaagagagaaagaactTAGCTGGCAAAGGACGACGTCAAAATCCACTGGACGAGAGCCACCAACCAAAGGAAAGGAAGAATGTTACAAGGGGCGAGGAGGGGCGTTATTTATAGAGGGATAGAGGGGCATTCTGGGAAAAGAATTAGGCATTCAAAGACGTGTGCAATGACTTCATTGAAACGGCATCTTGATCTAGCGCAGCCAATGTTGTCCCAATCGCTGCTGGTTTTACCGCCGTTGATTTCGATGGAAAATCTTCTCATCAGATCTCTTTAAGAATATTAAATTTGGAAATGAAAATTATAGATTAGTGTCCTAATTTCAATTATTTTAATCGGTATCTGGCTAAGATTCTCGGTATTAAAAATTGCTtaattgctttttttttttaatatgcgtTTTGGCGGAGTACATCGCTGGCGATTGAAGTCGGTTGGAAGCTTCCTTCCCACTTGCTGGCTGCTACCCAGTTGCCACCCAGGCCAGGAGCAACTTGCACAGAGATGGCCTGTATTTGGTGGGGTGGGGGAGGGATTAAGTAAATGACGGTCGCATAGACTTAATTAAGAATTAAgtcatgaaatttaaaataaagttCAATtagttataaaaattaaataaaaatatctaattcatacttaaaaaaaaaaaaaaaaagtccatGCCACAATAGATATATTCaacgattaattttaaaaaaatattatatcgtacatagttatttttcaaataaattagagatatCATCATTTTGTATTTaccataaattaaattatttatataaatataaatatcttTAATCTCTAGTTATTATGTCAAGTGTATGTTTAATATTTTCAaccaattttaaatatttaaaaaaatatataatttatttatcaatAAATAAATGTTAAAgatgtaaatttattttattttttatttttagctaAAATGTATTTATTTTAATCACCCATAATCAATAGGATATATACTAAAGTAGCAATTACTTATTAGAATTTCAAATAGACAATTAAATAATCACTTAtaataaaattgagattaacttataatttcaAAGGTCTTATATAGTAGAGTAGTAGATATTCAATTCCCTACCATCCTTATTGTCGTTATAATAACACGTGTAATAAGAATCACACGCTAcgatatttttttctttactaaTAAAAAGTGCATGTTTTTCTCAATTTCAACATCGtacaaatttttaatttagatatTCCTAATATCTCATCCTGAATTCAACTCATGAATTCAAATTTGGCTTTCAACAGATTCAGTAAATGATGGATATATTTATTCTGATCATTAATattataaatgatctcatcttgatacaaCAATTAAGATGACCTCAATTTATAGGTATGTCTTTATTCGCAGCttcataagttgtcccataagtaatGATTTTATctatatttatacttaacaaacagagatgattgttcATGTGAGTAGACCAATCTCAATCCGTCAAAATGCTAATCAAGACTTTATACAAATGTaataaagatatatatacttAATAAACCGTGGCATTCCACATATCTTATCATCTTTATAATATGTTAAATTCTTCAAAGTcctaaagactttacatgttcttgaAATAACTCTTTAATCAATGATTTAGTAAAATGAtttgcaagcataacacgtgtagagATATACTCAAGAACTATCTTTTGCttatcaacaatatcccttacaaaattctacttaatttctatatgaaaaatgatatgctcaaggaaaagctcaaggatagacacataaagtgatggacccacaaaaagtgaaatggtggaccatgactttatgtgtctatccttgagcttttccttgagttttttttccttgagcatatcattgctctttctatatgcttgtctttacTGTGATATCTGAGATCTTAGAAAAAGTTATAGCAGTTTGATTGTCACAATAGATTGTAATAGGACTCCCACTATTCTCAACATTTTTCAGATGCTTCAGTAACCTTCTTAACCAAATAGCTTCTTGTACAACCATTGCACAAGCCAATTACTAAACTTTCATTATCAAGAGTGTTACACAATCCTActtcttgttgttccatgagatgacaccATCATTCAACAAGAAGGTATAGCCAGATGTGAATTTTTTTATCATCAATGTCTCCTGCCTAATTTGCATCTGTGTAGCCCTTCAGGCTCATATTTGACCATTaaaaatagagacaataatctgtcaTCCCTCTAAGagatctgaatatccttttcacCTTTTTCTAATGTCTCAATCCACTAtttgactggaaatgactaactaaaCCAACAATATAACTTATATCAGGACGTGTACATAACATAATGTACATTAAAACTACCAATGACATtgacatatattttttttcatcatatttGCTATTTCCTCAAGATTCTTGGGATATGTATTTTTTTCAAAACAGTACCTTTTAATGCAAGAGTTTATTCAATGTTTCAATCTTACATATTAAAGTgtgcatcttagtgatataagcctctTCAGACAAATCCAAAAGTCTTTTTGATTGATCTCCAATGATCTTTATGTAGGATCAATGCACGTGAGAGAGagagtgaatcacgtgattttaaaaatattttcttttctaatttttaaatcAAGTGCACAGTGAAAAAAATAGTTAAGCACAAAAGAATGAGATAAGACACacgatttacttggtttatagcctttgacaactcctactccaagagtCAAGTCCGTTGGATCttttcgatgggtaatccactaaatttgAATCTCAAATATAAAATATGAGGACAAGTGTAACACTCTACACTTTCCTAtgcaaatataataataagcatgcaCAATAATAGATTCGTTACCAACATGAAGATGTTGAAAATGAATGTGCTTGTATGTTGGTGTTAGTTTGTCAGTAGTGGTTGGATGTAGCAGTCTAGTGGTAAGGTAGCAGCTTGACGTAGTAGTATGAAGTTTAAGTACCCGGATGGTTGAGGAATTGCATAGTAAATCTATAGTTAAGCCTCTGCTCGAGGCCCTCTTTTAAACGGTGTTTAAGGCATCTCCAAGGGTCCAGGGtgttggtgtaatttgcactaacgatctaactcagattttgatgaatgacaagtgagttaagttaggtgtttttgTGATTTAATtacttaactaagtgtgcaggagttgacgggtctggagga is drawn from Zingiber officinale cultivar Zhangliang chromosome 1B, Zo_v1.1, whole genome shotgun sequence and contains these coding sequences:
- the LOC122050776 gene encoding bZIP transcription factor 53-like; its protein translation is MSSLPARRASSSEEETHPAIDERKRKRMLSNRESARRSRMRKQQRLDELVSEEAKIKTQSAQLSSQIHAVTQRYAKVESENAILRAQLDELTQRLQSVNSVLRFVEEFSGMAMDIPEMPAHPILKPWQLPCPAQPIMANAEMLQF